One stretch of Halodesulfovibrio sp. MK-HDV DNA includes these proteins:
- a CDS encoding methyltransferase domain-containing protein, producing MLKPSAEVTQKITSVVKRKYKNVAESLTHQFQYPTGKEGLQGLQYPAELIELLPDDVAKWYCGVGNSLSLSDILPGEHVLDLGCGAGVDTILAAKLVEPSGTSVGVDISEEMIQRAQSNKELSKTANVSFQVLEDTALPFDDAQFDVVTTNAMLNLVVDKAGVLKEAYRVLKKGGRLHVSDQILVGAAMCSEQAVDCWFK from the coding sequence ATGCTAAAACCCAGTGCGGAAGTTACGCAGAAAATTACTTCTGTTGTAAAAAGAAAATATAAAAATGTTGCCGAATCTCTTACACATCAGTTCCAATATCCGACAGGAAAAGAAGGATTACAGGGCTTACAGTATCCTGCAGAACTGATTGAATTGCTACCTGACGATGTTGCCAAGTGGTATTGCGGAGTGGGAAATTCGTTATCATTGAGTGACATCCTCCCCGGAGAACATGTTCTTGATCTGGGGTGTGGAGCCGGAGTTGATACGATTTTAGCTGCAAAGCTTGTTGAACCTTCCGGAACATCTGTCGGCGTGGATATCTCAGAAGAGATGATCCAGCGTGCGCAGAGCAATAAAGAACTTTCAAAAACAGCCAACGTTTCTTTTCAAGTATTGGAAGACACAGCGTTGCCGTTTGATGATGCACAGTTTGATGTTGTTACAACGAATGCTATGTTGAATCTTGTAGTGGATAAAGCAGGCGTTCTTAAAGAGGCGTACCGGGTTCTTAAAAAGGGCGGTAGGCTTCATGTTTCTGATCAGATTTTAGTTGGCGCAGCAATGTGCAGCGAGCAGGCGGTAGACTGCTGGTTTAAATGA
- a CDS encoding sigma-54 dependent transcriptional regulator, whose product MMPAHILIVDDDGSHRTVLRTIIEDWGYEVSEAPDGETAVAMTLERPYDSVLMDIRMGGMDGITAQKHIAKHNPSIPVLIMTAYSSINTAVLALKQGAYDYLIKPLDFDVLQLTIERMLDHTRLAEENRSLKEKSSGQNQFGMVGSSERMHELVETITTVAPTHAPILITGESGTGKELVAKAVYSASGRSTQPFVTINCAALSENLLESELFGHEKGAFTGADKRRDGLFWQANGGTIFMDEVGEIPLSLQAKLLRVLQQGELQRVGSDAILHVDIRVIAATNRDLQDEVANKTFREDLYYRLNVIGLEVPSLRERQADIPLLAEYFMDIYAEKYGKKIVGFSPQAMDALVNNPWQGNIRELENTMERAVIMATTDYITDKELPANLRKALLDQNGENSDGVDLPLGDVSLESLEKRAVQAALKKHKKKVDAASALGITRATLHSKIKKYCLEEQKKK is encoded by the coding sequence ATGATGCCAGCGCATATTCTAATTGTTGATGATGACGGTTCGCACCGCACGGTACTCCGCACTATTATTGAAGACTGGGGATACGAAGTTTCTGAGGCTCCTGATGGAGAAACAGCAGTGGCTATGACGCTGGAGCGTCCGTATGACAGCGTGCTTATGGATATCCGCATGGGCGGTATGGACGGTATTACAGCCCAGAAGCATATAGCAAAGCACAATCCCTCGATTCCTGTACTTATTATGACAGCGTATTCTTCTATTAATACTGCTGTATTAGCCCTGAAACAGGGCGCATATGACTATCTTATTAAACCGCTTGATTTTGATGTATTGCAGCTCACCATTGAACGAATGCTGGATCATACTCGTCTTGCGGAAGAGAATCGCTCGCTGAAAGAAAAGAGCTCGGGGCAAAACCAGTTCGGCATGGTTGGCAGCAGCGAACGAATGCATGAATTGGTGGAAACCATCACAACCGTAGCTCCGACGCACGCACCTATCCTCATTACAGGAGAGTCCGGGACAGGTAAGGAACTCGTTGCGAAGGCAGTGTACAGCGCTAGTGGGCGCTCGACTCAGCCTTTTGTAACAATTAACTGTGCAGCTTTGAGTGAAAACTTGCTCGAGTCTGAATTATTCGGGCACGAGAAAGGGGCTTTTACAGGGGCGGACAAACGTCGTGACGGTTTGTTCTGGCAAGCAAACGGCGGCACCATTTTTATGGATGAAGTGGGTGAAATTCCGTTGTCGTTGCAGGCGAAACTGTTGCGCGTATTGCAGCAGGGGGAACTGCAGCGTGTAGGTAGTGACGCTATTTTGCATGTAGATATTCGAGTAATCGCGGCAACAAACCGGGATTTGCAGGACGAGGTAGCAAACAAAACGTTCCGTGAAGATCTGTATTACCGTCTGAATGTTATCGGTCTGGAGGTTCCTTCGTTGCGGGAGCGGCAGGCAGATATTCCATTGTTGGCAGAATATTTCATGGATATTTATGCAGAAAAATACGGCAAAAAAATTGTCGGATTTTCCCCGCAGGCTATGGATGCCTTAGTGAATAATCCGTGGCAGGGAAATATTCGGGAGTTGGAAAATACCATGGAACGCGCGGTTATTATGGCCACAACTGACTATATTACCGATAAAGAGCTTCCAGCTAACTTGCGAAAAGCGCTGCTTGACCAGAATGGTGAAAATAGTGACGGCGTGGATTTGCCGTTAGGTGATGTTTCGCTTGAGAGTCTCGAAAAACGCGCAGTGCAGGCAGCACTTAAAAAACATAAAAAGAAAGTGGATGCAGCCAGTGCGCTTGGAATTACTCGCGCTACGTTGCATAGTAAGATTAAGAAGTATTGTCTTGAAGAGCAGAAAAAAAAGTAA
- the dpaL gene encoding diaminopropionate ammonia-lyase → MSKVRIKFNENPKAPTAGADVSLMSKEVAEKVRTFHRTFPAYAPTPLARLTKLASHLGLGEVLVKDESYRFGLNAFKVLGGSYAVGKILAEKMGKDISEVSCEYLRSKEVSDAVGDITFASTTDGNHGRGLAWAAEQFNKKAIIYMPKGSAPVRRDNIQAHGAECTITELNYDDCVRMAWDEAQKNGWVTVQDTAWEGYTEIPNAIMQGYTTLALEALEQMQDVGVERPTHILLQAGVGCFAGAMLGFFMSTFGKDCPKFIIVEPDAANCFYVSACENDGNPHAVEGDLLTLMAGLACGEPNLTSWEMLRDYPVAYATCSDDVAAVGMRILGAPIKGDSPVTSGESGAATAGFLQWIMQDEEGREAREQVGLDENAKVLCISTEGDTSPELYRDVLWFGRDYL, encoded by the coding sequence TTGTCGAAGGTTAGAATTAAATTCAACGAAAATCCAAAAGCACCTACTGCTGGCGCTGATGTTTCTTTAATGAGTAAAGAAGTTGCTGAAAAAGTCCGTACTTTTCATCGCACTTTTCCAGCATATGCTCCTACACCGCTTGCAAGACTTACCAAACTTGCTTCCCATTTAGGCCTTGGTGAAGTGCTAGTAAAAGACGAATCCTACCGTTTTGGACTAAACGCTTTTAAAGTGCTGGGCGGCTCGTACGCCGTTGGTAAAATTCTCGCGGAGAAAATGGGCAAGGACATAAGCGAAGTAAGTTGTGAATACCTTCGCTCCAAAGAAGTCTCTGACGCTGTTGGTGACATTACATTCGCTTCCACTACCGACGGTAACCACGGACGAGGGCTTGCATGGGCTGCTGAGCAGTTCAATAAAAAAGCCATCATCTACATGCCTAAAGGTTCTGCACCTGTCCGACGCGACAACATCCAAGCACACGGAGCAGAATGTACCATCACCGAGTTAAACTATGATGACTGCGTACGTATGGCATGGGATGAAGCACAAAAAAATGGTTGGGTAACTGTGCAAGATACCGCGTGGGAAGGATACACAGAAATCCCTAACGCGATCATGCAGGGCTACACAACGCTTGCCCTCGAAGCACTGGAACAGATGCAGGACGTTGGCGTAGAACGCCCGACTCACATCCTGCTTCAAGCTGGTGTCGGTTGCTTTGCCGGCGCAATGCTTGGCTTCTTTATGTCCACATTTGGAAAAGACTGCCCAAAATTCATCATTGTTGAGCCTGATGCAGCAAACTGCTTCTACGTTTCAGCATGCGAAAACGACGGCAACCCTCACGCAGTTGAAGGCGACCTTCTTACCCTTATGGCTGGTCTCGCCTGCGGCGAACCAAACCTCACAAGCTGGGAAATGCTCCGCGACTACCCAGTAGCTTACGCCACATGTTCTGATGATGTTGCAGCCGTTGGCATGCGTATTCTCGGTGCCCCTATTAAAGGCGATTCACCTGTCACTTCCGGCGAATCCGGTGCTGCCACCGCAGGTTTCCTCCAGTGGATCATGCAAGACGAAGAAGGCCGTGAAGCTCGTGAACAGGTTGGCCTTGATGAGAACGCTAAAGTGCTGTGCATCAGCACAGAAGGTGACACTTCTCCTGAGTTATACCGTGATGTTCTTTGGTTTGGTCGGGATTACTTGTAG
- a CDS encoding sigma-54-dependent Fis family transcriptional regulator yields MLISVKDQIQYYADTISTVTGLDVEVVDTTLVRIAGTGAYAHGIGASIKQAGNLLKATLKGSKPLFIENPRKNEICKGCQTKVSCKELLSICAPISDGNTTYGAIELVCLSPDARERVIPQRDVYINFLLLLANSIADRVREKQKLEDISGLLDAMSEVVNMNDKGTLIYNAQEDVVYNNQRAQEILQKTLDSQFENFSITPTGITFSGQNEYLVEQEDRQQFVVGKKLNLKSATSSFSSVFVFDTLQSAVSHTQHGIDDENCSLNHIVGGSPLIHILKEQIRATATTNSSVLITGESGTGKELVARAVHATSDRAGAPFIAINCGAIPDTLLESELFGYVGGAFTGALRQGQIGKFELAEGGVLFLDEISSMPIYLQVKLLRVLQERTITRLGATRSISVDIRIIAATNDNIQDLMRQNMFRPDLFYRLNVFPIQTPPLRNRLDDLNLLINHFTAKYSSLFGKKKITLPASIMNKMRKYCWPGNIRELENAIEYLVNITEDNGKINEHALYDGFLQSPVDAERMVSDIDSRPVIPLKELEKQAIHRALDIYGDSTQGKRQVASSLGISLATLYRKLEQ; encoded by the coding sequence ATGCTTATTAGTGTAAAGGATCAGATTCAATATTATGCCGATACAATTTCAACAGTTACAGGACTGGATGTTGAAGTTGTAGATACAACACTTGTCCGTATTGCAGGCACAGGGGCTTACGCCCATGGTATTGGCGCCAGTATTAAACAAGCTGGCAACCTGTTAAAGGCTACGCTCAAAGGCTCGAAGCCTCTCTTTATTGAAAATCCGCGAAAAAATGAAATTTGCAAAGGATGTCAGACAAAGGTCAGCTGTAAAGAGCTGCTCTCCATCTGTGCTCCGATTTCCGATGGCAACACAACATACGGCGCCATTGAACTCGTCTGTCTCTCCCCCGATGCACGCGAACGCGTAATCCCTCAACGAGATGTCTACATCAACTTTCTCCTTCTTCTCGCAAACAGTATTGCAGACCGCGTACGCGAAAAGCAGAAATTAGAAGACATCAGCGGATTGCTTGATGCAATGTCTGAAGTCGTTAACATGAACGACAAGGGCACACTTATCTACAATGCGCAAGAAGACGTCGTGTACAATAACCAACGTGCCCAAGAAATTTTGCAGAAGACGCTTGATTCTCAATTTGAGAATTTCTCTATCACGCCAACTGGCATTACCTTCTCCGGCCAAAACGAATATCTTGTAGAACAAGAAGACCGCCAGCAGTTTGTTGTAGGAAAAAAGCTCAACCTAAAATCCGCAACTAGCAGCTTTTCTTCCGTATTTGTTTTCGACACACTCCAGTCTGCCGTTTCTCATACACAGCACGGTATTGATGACGAAAACTGCTCACTGAACCACATCGTTGGCGGCTCACCACTCATTCATATCTTGAAAGAACAAATCCGCGCCACCGCCACCACCAACTCGTCTGTTCTAATCACCGGCGAAAGCGGCACCGGTAAAGAACTTGTCGCCCGTGCCGTCCATGCAACAAGCGACAGAGCAGGTGCTCCATTTATTGCCATCAACTGTGGCGCAATTCCAGACACGTTGCTTGAAAGCGAACTTTTCGGCTATGTTGGCGGCGCGTTTACTGGCGCACTTAGACAAGGCCAGATTGGTAAATTTGAACTGGCAGAGGGCGGCGTACTCTTCCTCGATGAAATCTCATCAATGCCGATCTATCTTCAGGTTAAACTTCTGCGCGTCCTACAGGAGCGCACAATCACACGCCTTGGCGCAACACGCTCCATCTCTGTAGATATCCGTATTATTGCAGCGACAAACGATAATATTCAGGACTTGATGCGCCAGAACATGTTCAGACCTGATCTATTCTACAGGCTCAACGTATTTCCTATCCAGACACCGCCCCTTCGCAATCGCCTTGATGACCTTAATCTACTCATCAACCACTTCACAGCAAAGTACTCTTCATTATTCGGTAAAAAGAAGATCACACTTCCGGCATCCATTATGAATAAAATGCGCAAGTACTGCTGGCCGGGGAATATTCGTGAGCTGGAAAATGCCATTGAATACCTTGTAAACATTACCGAAGATAACGGTAAAATTAACGAGCATGCTTTGTACGATGGCTTCCTGCAATCTCCAGTGGATGCAGAACGCATGGTCTCCGACATAGATTCACGCCCTGTTATTCCCCTCAAGGAACTAGAGAAACAAGCAATACACAGAGCACTGGATATCTACGGGGACAGTACTCAAGGGAAAAGGCAAGTTGCCTCAAGCCTCGGAATCAGTTTGGCGACCCTGTACAGAAAATTGGAACAGTAG
- a CDS encoding Xaa-Pro peptidase family protein: protein MTIQESGFVNEEFESRTARMQKLMRERKLDAVFLTTEPNIRYYTGYYTQFWESPTRPWFLVIPAEGKPIAVIPGIGESGMRGTWIEDIHTWSSPAPDDDGISLVAGVINALPTRFGRIGATLGLQSYLRMPTADYIDLCGRVKGKEFVDIAEDMHYLRSIKTPAEVAKIRRACQITNDAFDAIPSHAKVGQTERDICTQMRINMLKGGAEFVKYLISGSGPDGYKSIIMGPTSREIEDGDVLIIDTGAVFDGYFSDFDRNFAFGNCSDETQRVYDCVYEATTAGFNAARPGATTTDVYNAMWSIMEAGGALGNGVGRLGHGLGIQLTEWPSNTATDNTTLEPGMVITLEPGMTYEDGKEMVHEENIVITEDGAEWLSRRADEHILVI from the coding sequence ATGACTATTCAAGAATCTGGTTTTGTGAATGAAGAATTTGAGTCCAGAACTGCGCGCATGCAGAAATTAATGCGCGAGCGCAAGCTGGATGCAGTCTTTCTTACAACCGAACCGAACATCCGCTATTACACAGGATACTATACTCAGTTCTGGGAAAGCCCGACCCGCCCGTGGTTTTTGGTAATACCTGCTGAAGGTAAGCCTATCGCTGTAATTCCAGGCATCGGTGAAAGTGGTATGCGCGGTACTTGGATTGAAGATATCCACACTTGGTCATCCCCTGCACCGGACGACGACGGCATCTCACTTGTTGCCGGAGTTATTAACGCGCTCCCAACCCGCTTCGGTCGTATTGGAGCCACTCTTGGCTTGCAGTCCTATCTGCGTATGCCGACAGCAGATTATATTGATCTGTGCGGTCGCGTTAAAGGTAAAGAGTTCGTGGATATTGCAGAAGACATGCACTACCTGCGCTCTATCAAAACTCCGGCTGAAGTCGCAAAAATCCGCAGAGCATGCCAGATCACCAACGATGCGTTTGACGCAATTCCGTCCCACGCAAAAGTTGGTCAGACAGAACGTGACATCTGCACCCAGATGCGCATCAACATGCTCAAGGGCGGCGCTGAGTTTGTAAAATACCTCATCTCCGGCTCAGGACCTGACGGCTACAAAAGCATCATCATGGGACCTACATCTCGAGAAATCGAAGACGGCGACGTACTGATCATCGACACCGGTGCAGTATTCGACGGCTACTTCTCCGACTTTGACCGCAACTTTGCGTTCGGCAATTGCAGTGACGAAACCCAGCGTGTTTACGACTGCGTTTACGAAGCAACCACCGCAGGCTTCAACGCTGCACGTCCAGGTGCAACGACTACAGATGTCTACAACGCAATGTGGTCCATCATGGAAGCAGGCGGCGCACTCGGCAACGGTGTTGGTCGTCTTGGTCACGGTCTTGGTATCCAGCTTACAGAGTGGCCTTCTAACACCGCCACAGACAACACCACACTTGAGCCGGGTATGGTTATCACCCTTGAACCGGGTATGACCTATGAAGATGGCAAAGAGATGGTGCACGAAGAGAATATTGTGATCACAGAAGACGGTGCTGAATGGTTGTCACGTAGAGCTGACGAACACATTCTCGTAATTTAA
- a CDS encoding NCS2 family permease produces MSKGFLERQFKLSEHGTTVSTEVTAGLTTFMTMAYILAVNPAILGAAGMDPAAVFTASAVAAAVGTLIMALFANLPFALAPGMGLNAFFAYTVVLTMGYTWQTALTAVFLEGVIFIILTGTNIREAIINSIPVNLKRAISAGIGFFIALIGFKSAGIVVPYEPTLVTVGNIASAGPMVCIIGLIVIGVLFSKKVKGALLIGMLVATAIGIPLGVTDLSAFNTDHLFSVPSLAPLFMQLDFSNVFSLDMAIILFTFLFVDMFDTVGTLIGVTAKANMLDERGRVPNAKQALFADAIATTAGACLGTSTVTTFVESAAGVAEGGRTGLTALTTAAMFALALLVAPIFLVIPAQATAPALITVGMFMMSPIREIDLDDYTEAIPAFLCIVMMPYTFSIAEGIIFGLTSYVVLKFFTGRRAEIPNLAYILVGLFVLKFMMH; encoded by the coding sequence GTGAGCAAGGGATTTCTTGAGCGTCAGTTCAAGCTGTCCGAGCACGGCACTACTGTAAGTACAGAAGTGACTGCGGGCCTGACTACATTTATGACTATGGCGTACATTCTGGCTGTTAACCCGGCTATTCTGGGAGCTGCTGGAATGGACCCTGCTGCGGTGTTTACTGCATCTGCAGTGGCCGCAGCTGTTGGTACATTGATTATGGCGCTTTTTGCAAACCTGCCATTCGCGTTAGCGCCGGGCATGGGATTAAACGCATTTTTCGCCTACACCGTAGTTCTTACCATGGGCTACACTTGGCAGACTGCTCTTACAGCAGTATTCCTTGAAGGTGTTATCTTTATTATCCTCACTGGTACCAACATCCGTGAAGCAATTATTAACAGTATTCCTGTAAACTTAAAGCGCGCTATTTCTGCCGGTATCGGCTTCTTTATTGCGCTTATCGGTTTCAAGAGTGCCGGTATTGTTGTTCCTTACGAGCCAACCCTTGTTACTGTTGGTAACATTGCCTCTGCAGGCCCTATGGTCTGTATTATCGGTCTTATCGTTATCGGCGTGCTTTTCTCTAAAAAAGTTAAAGGCGCACTGCTCATCGGTATGCTCGTAGCAACTGCTATTGGTATTCCACTTGGCGTAACAGATCTGAGTGCTTTTAATACTGACCACTTGTTCAGTGTTCCAAGTTTGGCTCCGCTCTTTATGCAACTGGACTTCTCCAATGTGTTCTCTTTGGACATGGCCATTATTCTGTTCACCTTCCTGTTTGTAGACATGTTTGACACAGTAGGTACCCTCATCGGTGTTACTGCTAAAGCAAACATGCTCGACGAACGCGGTCGTGTTCCTAACGCAAAACAGGCTCTGTTCGCAGATGCTATCGCAACAACCGCAGGTGCTTGTCTTGGTACCTCAACTGTTACTACTTTCGTAGAAAGTGCAGCAGGCGTTGCTGAAGGTGGCCGTACAGGTCTTACCGCGCTTACTACTGCGGCAATGTTTGCTCTGGCTCTTCTCGTTGCTCCTATCTTCCTCGTAATTCCTGCTCAGGCAACTGCGCCTGCTCTTATTACTGTTGGTATGTTCATGATGAGCCCGATTCGCGAAATCGATCTTGACGATTACACCGAAGCAATTCCTGCTTTTCTCTGTATCGTTATGATGCCATACACTTTCAGTATTGCTGAAGGTATCATCTTTGGTCTTACTTCTTACGTAGTACTGAAGTTCTTCACAGGCCGTCGTGCTGAGATTCCTAATCTTGCATACATCCTTGTTGGTCTGTTTGTTTTGAAATTTATGATGCATTAA
- a CDS encoding ATP-binding protein, giving the protein MRSKNTRNDTSSSRLLSPYCIVGVILLVGLGVAFLTYNSIQQNTKEYVRLYEDKGASLITSVEAGVRTDLRSMNSTIRLKLLLDEMADRPEIFFIAITFSDGTIMQSSFTKGQQRMEAQFLRRIALVRAGEKGRSTVYNANERQIFLAYREFSPLTRKEIWKKLRKEPTLKPLERFLRVFRKKRGSPQAVAPVERKVDTQNLAKEVSSLLGTTDEDKEQPVIYVGLDARPLRELQRTSTVQTVVTSSSVLILAIVGFLSLYWAHRAQLSRRKAGRSQAMVQEVMYNLPDGLIVTDSNDQIVYMNELSRILLHCDGDITAGLDAAQVLLPDLVPYYLRAREGELRREQIIELSTEALPLLPVGVTGSVIKDEHDVIIGTVFLMRDLREMHSLQTEVERKGKLAAIGSLAAGVAHEIRNPLSSIKGGATYLKSQFTQGSAGEKTAAIVIDEVERLNRVITDLIGLSRPSDLTMKPVAVGDVIEHCTALITQEAELRDVLLSVYIPKDTPHVLLDTDRFSQVILNLCLNSLDAMDEGGDLQVTVVPEALSISVIVEDNGEGMDVETKERIFEPYFTTKSHGTGLGLSVVHKIIEAHNGIIRVFSHKGKGTRFVIQLPCIDKE; this is encoded by the coding sequence ATGCGTTCAAAAAATACACGAAACGACACTTCATCGAGCAGGCTGCTCTCACCATATTGCATAGTAGGCGTTATCCTGCTTGTGGGCTTGGGCGTAGCTTTTCTCACTTACAACTCCATTCAACAGAATACGAAAGAGTATGTGCGCCTGTACGAAGATAAAGGGGCATCACTTATTACGTCTGTAGAGGCGGGAGTACGTACGGATTTGCGGAGCATGAACTCCACAATCCGGCTAAAACTCTTGCTTGACGAAATGGCAGACCGGCCTGAAATTTTCTTTATCGCGATCACATTTAGTGACGGCACCATCATGCAGAGCAGCTTTACCAAAGGGCAGCAACGTATGGAGGCGCAATTTTTACGGCGTATCGCCTTAGTTCGCGCAGGAGAAAAGGGACGCTCAACCGTCTATAACGCGAATGAGCGCCAAATTTTTCTAGCTTACAGAGAGTTCTCTCCGCTAACTCGCAAAGAAATTTGGAAAAAACTGCGAAAAGAGCCGACACTGAAACCTCTCGAACGGTTTCTAAGGGTCTTTCGGAAGAAAAGAGGTTCACCGCAAGCTGTCGCTCCCGTGGAGAGAAAGGTAGACACGCAGAACCTTGCAAAAGAAGTAAGTTCTCTTCTCGGAACAACAGATGAAGATAAGGAACAACCAGTCATTTATGTGGGACTGGATGCCCGCCCGCTTCGCGAGTTGCAGCGTACCAGCACAGTACAAACCGTTGTTACCAGCAGCAGTGTGCTCATATTGGCGATTGTGGGATTCCTATCATTATATTGGGCGCACCGTGCCCAGCTCTCACGTCGAAAAGCCGGACGCAGCCAAGCCATGGTTCAGGAAGTTATGTACAATCTGCCGGATGGACTGATTGTGACTGACAGTAACGATCAGATCGTCTACATGAACGAATTGAGCAGGATTCTTCTGCACTGTGACGGTGATATAACCGCAGGGCTTGATGCTGCGCAGGTGCTGTTGCCTGATCTTGTGCCGTACTATCTTAGAGCACGAGAAGGGGAATTGCGCCGTGAGCAGATAATCGAACTTTCTACAGAAGCGTTGCCGCTACTGCCTGTGGGGGTTACCGGCTCTGTTATTAAAGATGAGCACGATGTGATAATCGGCACTGTTTTTCTTATGCGAGATCTACGTGAAATGCATAGCCTGCAAACAGAAGTTGAGCGTAAGGGAAAACTTGCGGCTATCGGCTCTCTTGCCGCTGGTGTTGCGCACGAAATCCGCAACCCGCTCAGCTCCATTAAAGGCGGGGCAACATATCTTAAGTCACAGTTCACACAGGGCAGTGCCGGAGAAAAAACAGCCGCTATTGTTATTGATGAAGTAGAGCGCTTGAACCGCGTTATTACAGACTTGATAGGCCTTTCACGCCCTTCTGATTTAACGATGAAGCCTGTAGCTGTCGGGGATGTCATTGAGCATTGTACAGCCCTGATTACGCAGGAAGCTGAACTGCGCGACGTGCTTCTTTCAGTCTATATTCCCAAAGATACGCCGCATGTTTTGCTGGATACGGACAGGTTTTCGCAGGTTATTCTTAATCTATGCCTCAACAGCCTTGATGCCATGGATGAAGGCGGCGACTTACAAGTGACAGTGGTGCCGGAGGCTCTCTCCATAAGCGTTATTGTAGAAGATAACGGTGAGGGGATGGATGTTGAGACAAAAGAACGAATTTTTGAACCATATTTTACGACCAAATCCCATGGCACGGGGCTTGGGTTATCCGTAGTACATAAGATTATTGAAGCTCATAATGGAATTATTCGCGTGTTCTCCCATAAAGGGAAGGGCACACGATTCGTGATACAGCTACCTTGCATAGATAAGGAGTAA
- the pepT gene encoding peptidase T — protein MQTNKDLCSFLTERLLRYCEVDTQSDAASTSRPSTECQLVLLRMLADELHELGIDDARVTNYGAVLATIPSNIESKVPTIAFVAHADTAPSFNATGVKPLLHNNWDGSDIVLPDNPALVISSTAFPLLADKQGEDIVTASGTTLLGADDKAGIAVIMGLVHWLKEHPELPHGDICVCFTPDEEIGEGVSDELIKDLACDFAYTIDGEDPGTLTYESFSADKATVTFEGVSIHTGSAKDKLVNALFLAAKLINTLPQNRMTPETTSGYEGFIFVDEISGNAAVCSLDMNLRHFELDGLEEQRQLIRETCDLIAKTEPRAKITCAFSEQYRNMRYWLEDDMRPVEIAREVFEEVGLQVVEEPIRGGTDGSLLTEKGIPTPNIFCGMQNVHGPYEWVSIQDMEKAMQVCVLLSQKWAQQ, from the coding sequence ATGCAGACAAATAAAGATTTGTGTTCGTTTCTTACAGAACGTCTTCTTCGCTATTGTGAAGTGGATACCCAAAGTGATGCTGCTTCAACCTCCCGCCCAAGCACAGAATGTCAACTCGTGTTGCTTCGTATGCTTGCGGATGAACTGCACGAACTGGGCATTGATGATGCGCGTGTTACCAACTACGGCGCGGTGCTGGCTACCATTCCTTCAAATATAGAAAGTAAAGTTCCTACCATTGCTTTTGTGGCACATGCGGATACTGCTCCCTCTTTTAATGCTACCGGCGTGAAGCCGCTGCTGCATAACAATTGGGATGGAAGTGACATTGTGCTGCCGGATAATCCAGCGCTTGTCATTTCCTCTACCGCTTTCCCGCTGCTTGCAGACAAGCAGGGTGAAGACATTGTTACTGCAAGCGGTACAACATTGCTGGGGGCGGATGATAAAGCTGGCATCGCCGTCATTATGGGACTGGTTCATTGGCTGAAAGAACATCCGGAACTTCCTCACGGCGATATTTGTGTATGTTTTACACCGGATGAAGAGATTGGCGAAGGCGTTAGCGATGAGCTTATAAAAGATCTCGCATGTGACTTTGCCTATACCATTGATGGAGAAGACCCCGGAACGCTGACCTATGAAAGTTTTTCTGCGGACAAAGCCACAGTGACTTTTGAAGGTGTTTCAATCCATACCGGTTCAGCCAAGGATAAACTCGTTAACGCATTGTTCCTTGCAGCAAAGCTTATTAACACCTTGCCTCAGAACAGAATGACGCCAGAAACCACTTCCGGCTACGAAGGCTTTATCTTTGTAGATGAAATTTCAGGCAACGCGGCTGTATGCTCGCTGGATATGAATTTACGTCATTTTGAGTTGGATGGTCTTGAAGAGCAGCGCCAGCTTATTCGCGAGACGTGTGATCTGATCGCAAAAACAGAGCCGCGTGCAAAAATTACATGTGCTTTTAGTGAACAGTATCGAAATATGCGGTACTGGCTTGAAGATGATATGCGTCCTGTAGAAATTGCGCGTGAGGTATTTGAAGAAGTCGGTTTGCAGGTGGTGGAAGAGCCTATTCGCGGTGGGACTGACGGATCGCTACTTACCGAAAAAGGTATCCCAACCCCGAATATTTTTTGTGGAATGCAGAACGTGCATGGCCCATACGAATGGGTAAGTATTCAGGATATGGAAAAGGCAATGCAGGTGTGCGTACTGTTAAGTCAAAAGTGGGCACAGCAATAA